The Nitrospirota bacterium sequence TATTTAAAGAGGGGGACGAGGGTGATTCGTTGTACCTCATTGTGGAGGGTAGCGTGGGTGTAAAAAAAGGGGGCGCAAAAGAAAGCGGCTTTATCGCTGTGCTCAGACCTCCCCAGTGTGTCGGCGAAATGGCAATAGTCTCTCATGAACCGAGGTCAGCGACTGTTGAGACGATTGAAGATACAAATTTTCTGGTAATAGACAAGAAAGGTTTTGAGGCATTTATAAAGAAAAATCCTGAAATAGCCTTCTCAATCTTCAATATGCTCGCCGCAAGGCTCAGAGACATTACAGCGCGCCTTGCAGAAGAGATAGGGAAGCGGGATAAATGCTGACAAAGGCATGAAAAATTATCTGGAAAAATACCTTAAATTATTTCCAAATTGGCTTATAGCGCTTTTTTTATTCGCATCCGGCTTATTATCCGGTTGGGCATTGAGCCTTATTCC is a genomic window containing:
- a CDS encoding cyclic nucleotide-binding domain-containing protein, which codes for MLTTIEKMLFLNKVDMFKDVSLDNLLSIAGIAKETSYPGRTVIFKEGDEGDSLYLIVEGSVGVKKGGAKESGFIAVLRPPQCVGEMAIVSHEPRSATVETIEDTNFLVIDKKGFEAFIKKNPEIAFSIFNMLAARLRDITARLAEEIGKRDKC